A single window of bacterium DNA harbors:
- a CDS encoding ATP-binding protein, with translation MSQPRFRRKTRRASSARERAAGWRGLARAAESLVVLRGVLDDAAGQAWRALVAALVRETPDAERAAAAYARLFTLLAAETELGAAALVGDAWQTHLVGRLLDDDNPFSHKAERAPWSALGPALVAQVRTDLAALAICHRDGGAALFEATSRLTGRPAVAWDGFRPLDGAAANPARLRMMRRLHAAREWPPLARELAAYFASEGVGLFGRYRAFRWVRDGGAGRLEGVTSPDPVRLADLVDYELEREPVLENTRQFVAGGPANNVLLYGDRGTGKSSTIKALANEYAGSGLRLVEVAKDHLGDYPRILALLRGRRERFILFVDDLSFDEHETQYKALKAVLEGGLEARPDNVVLYATSNRRRLVVERFSDRQTDTLEDEVNPQEAAEEKLSLADRFGIHAPFLVPDQDRYLKVVDGLAAQFGLEVPREDLHRRALTWAQWHNGRSCRAARQFVDALRGEAVVRGASEAGSREPRPGAGSRASSRSRRR, from the coding sequence ATGTCTCAGCCGCGATTCCGCCGGAAAACGCGCCGGGCGTCGTCCGCGCGGGAGCGCGCCGCGGGATGGCGGGGACTGGCGCGCGCCGCCGAGTCGCTTGTCGTGCTGCGGGGCGTGCTCGACGATGCGGCGGGTCAGGCCTGGCGGGCCCTGGTCGCGGCGCTGGTCCGGGAGACTCCCGATGCGGAGCGGGCCGCGGCCGCGTACGCCCGGCTGTTCACGCTGCTGGCCGCGGAGACGGAGCTCGGCGCGGCGGCGCTCGTCGGCGACGCATGGCAGACGCATCTCGTCGGGCGGCTTCTCGACGACGACAACCCGTTCAGTCACAAGGCGGAACGCGCGCCGTGGAGCGCGCTCGGCCCCGCGCTGGTGGCGCAGGTGCGGACCGACCTCGCCGCGCTGGCGATCTGTCACCGCGACGGCGGGGCCGCGCTCTTCGAGGCCACATCACGTCTGACGGGACGGCCGGCGGTCGCGTGGGACGGCTTCCGGCCGCTCGACGGGGCCGCGGCGAATCCGGCGCGCCTCAGAATGATGCGCCGGCTGCACGCGGCGCGGGAGTGGCCGCCGCTCGCGCGCGAACTGGCCGCGTACTTCGCCTCGGAGGGCGTGGGGTTGTTCGGCCGGTACCGGGCGTTTCGCTGGGTGCGCGACGGCGGGGCGGGCCGCCTCGAAGGGGTGACCTCACCGGATCCCGTGCGGCTGGCCGATCTTGTCGATTACGAGTTGGAGCGCGAACCGGTCCTCGAGAACACGCGGCAGTTCGTCGCGGGCGGCCCCGCCAACAACGTGCTGCTGTACGGCGACCGGGGTACCGGCAAGTCCTCGACGATCAAGGCGCTGGCCAACGAATACGCGGGATCCGGCCTGCGGCTCGTCGAGGTGGCCAAGGATCACCTCGGCGACTATCCGCGCATCCTCGCGCTGCTGCGCGGCCGCCGCGAGCGGTTCATCCTGTTCGTCGACGATCTGTCGTTCGACGAGCACGAAACGCAGTACAAGGCGCTGAAGGCCGTCCTCGAAGGCGGCCTCGAGGCGCGGCCCGACAACGTCGTCTTGTACGCGACCAGCAACCGCCGGCGCCTCGTCGTGGAGCGGTTCTCCGACCGCCAGACGGACACGCTCGAAGACGAGGTGAATCCGCAGGAGGCCGCGGAGGAAAAACTATCGCTCGCGGACCGCTTCGGCATCCACGCGCCGTTCCTCGTCCCGGATCAGGACCGATACTTGAAAGTCGTGGACGGCTTGGCGGCGCAGTTCGGCCTGGAGGTGCCGCGCGAGGATCTCCACCGGCGCGCGCTCACGTGGGCCCAATGGCACAACGGGCGCTCGTGCCGGGCGGCCCGCCAGTTCGTCGACGCGCTGCGCGGGGAAGCCGTCGTGCGGGGCGCTAGCGAAGCAGGGTCAAGAGAACCGCGACCGGGAGCGGGCTCGCGAGCGTCGTCACGATCACGGCGCCGCTGA
- a CDS encoding VOC family protein, with amino-acid sequence MPRHGHEAAGVPEALRIHHVGIIVRDAQAAAETYRAGLGLDVLGVEDYRGEATVALLGAGDTLLHLIQPLTDGTIWAAALRDRGEGPHHVAFEVADINGAVAELAAAGLRTLEDRPRRDPGGAFGVFLDPRDGATLIELVQVVRS; translated from the coding sequence ATGCCGCGGCACGGACACGAAGCGGCAGGCGTGCCGGAAGCGCTGCGTATTCATCACGTCGGCATCATCGTCCGCGACGCCCAGGCGGCCGCGGAGACGTACCGCGCGGGTCTCGGCCTCGACGTGCTCGGCGTCGAGGACTACCGCGGCGAGGCCACGGTGGCGCTGCTCGGCGCCGGCGATACCCTCCTGCACCTCATCCAGCCGCTCACGGATGGAACGATCTGGGCCGCGGCGCTGCGCGACCGCGGGGAAGGCCCTCATCACGTCGCCTTCGAGGTCGCCGACATCAACGGCGCCGTCGCGGAGCTCGCCGCGGCGGGATTGCGCACGCTCGAAGACCGCCCGCGCCGCGATCCGGGCGGGGCGTTCGGCGTATTCCTGGATCCGCGGGACGGCGCCACGCTCATCGAGCTCGTTCAGGTGGTCCGGAGCTGA
- a CDS encoding cupin domain-containing protein, giving the protein MPFHKWDTLPDEVISPHYSTATGGTVTGSIIEVGRYRMAGGTGAEPHKHPNEQIIYLLRGKLRARVGDEERTVEAGEVIHVPPNVVHEVRALEDSVFLSSKNLVDGKGSSGWSAAARVDEPRATMSSKRVDEPRP; this is encoded by the coding sequence ATGCCGTTTCACAAGTGGGACACGCTGCCCGACGAGGTCATCTCGCCGCATTACTCCACCGCCACCGGCGGCACCGTCACCGGTTCGATCATCGAGGTCGGGCGGTACCGGATGGCCGGCGGAACCGGCGCCGAGCCGCACAAACATCCGAACGAGCAGATCATCTATCTCCTCCGGGGGAAGCTGCGGGCCCGCGTCGGCGATGAGGAACGGACCGTCGAGGCGGGCGAAGTCATCCACGTGCCGCCGAACGTGGTGCACGAGGTCCGCGCGCTCGAAGACAGCGTGTTTCTGAGCAGCAAAAACCTCGTGGACGGCAAGGGCAGCAGCGGCTGGTCGGCCGCTGCGCGCGTGGACGAGCCACGCGCAACCATGTCATCCAAGCGCGTGGACGAGCCGCGCCCGTAG
- a CDS encoding AEC family transporter has translation MIGPVLLIGAAGYALGRARVVEAQPLTAVSVAVLVPAISFYAVTTGIGDHSVLARMTIYLILQLVLIGAITAAVAAACGWDRTRRTGLMLATLFSNAGNAGLPLALFAWGTRGLAAALAFFAVQAVIVNMLAAYLAAQADSGARRALRTLARLPVTYAVAVGLALDVLGIVPPAPVAKAAELLANGAVAVMLLLIGVQLAQVRPHGEWPAITVATVIRLGAAPVLAWVTAPWVGLEGVARQTSILQSSLPTAVTAAIWASEFGAAPALVSGAVIVTTLASPLPVAVLLTLLR, from the coding sequence GTGATCGGGCCGGTGCTGCTGATCGGCGCCGCGGGATACGCGCTCGGCCGCGCCCGCGTCGTCGAGGCGCAGCCGCTCACGGCCGTGTCCGTCGCGGTGCTCGTGCCGGCGATCTCCTTCTACGCCGTCACGACCGGGATCGGCGATCACAGCGTGCTGGCGCGGATGACCATCTACCTCATCCTGCAGCTGGTGCTGATCGGGGCAATCACCGCGGCGGTGGCGGCGGCGTGCGGCTGGGACCGCACGCGGCGCACCGGCCTCATGCTCGCGACGCTGTTCAGCAACGCCGGCAACGCGGGCCTGCCCCTCGCGCTGTTCGCCTGGGGTACCAGGGGGCTCGCCGCGGCGCTCGCGTTTTTCGCCGTGCAGGCCGTGATCGTGAACATGCTCGCCGCCTACCTCGCCGCGCAGGCCGATTCCGGCGCGCGGCGCGCGCTCCGGACGCTCGCGCGGCTGCCGGTGACCTACGCGGTGGCCGTCGGTCTCGCGCTCGACGTCCTCGGGATCGTTCCGCCGGCGCCCGTCGCCAAGGCGGCCGAACTGCTCGCAAACGGGGCGGTCGCGGTGATGCTGCTGCTGATCGGCGTGCAGCTGGCGCAGGTCCGTCCCCACGGCGAGTGGCCGGCGATCACCGTGGCGACGGTCATCCGCCTCGGCGCCGCGCCGGTCCTGGCGTGGGTGACCGCGCCGTGGGTGGGGCTCGAGGGTGTCGCGCGGCAGACCAGCATCCTGCAGTCGAGCCTGCCGACCGCGGTGACGGCCGCGATCTGGGCGTCGGAGTTCGGGGCCGCGCCGGCGCTCGTCAGCGGCGCCGTGATCGTGACGACGCTCGCGAGCCCGCTCCCGGTCGCGGTTCTCTTGACCCTGCTTCGCTAG
- a CDS encoding cupin domain-containing protein translates to MAEYAIVDSEKIDSDVTYEPPLVIAFGVDKHSVGSRTITMGRTRIPPGGRNQAHYHTCEASFFIRKGRLRIFMGEHRKEYVVTENQFVYIPAGVIHGLQNLSDTETAELIFTYGNCPSKDDAGTFFVEKPWTAASPNSAR, encoded by the coding sequence ATGGCAGAGTACGCGATCGTCGATTCGGAGAAGATCGATTCGGACGTCACCTACGAGCCGCCGCTCGTCATCGCATTCGGTGTGGACAAGCACAGCGTGGGCTCCCGCACGATCACGATGGGGCGGACGCGCATTCCGCCGGGCGGCCGCAACCAGGCACACTACCACACCTGCGAGGCATCGTTCTTCATCCGCAAAGGGCGCCTGCGCATCTTCATGGGCGAGCACCGCAAGGAGTACGTCGTCACGGAAAACCAGTTCGTCTACATTCCGGCCGGGGTCATCCACGGGCTGCAGAACCTGAGCGACACGGAAACGGCCGAGCTGATCTTCACGTACGGCAACTGCCCGAGCAAGGACGACGCCGGCACGTTTTTCGTGGAAAAGCCCTGGACCGCCGCGTCGCCGAACAGCGCGCGGTAG
- a CDS encoding threonine synthase yields LVLTNVLCKEEGLNPTGSFKARGLSAAISKARELGVKTISMPSAGNAASAAAAYCARAHLELYLVMPVDVPHTNKAECVTYGAHTYLIHGLITDAGAALRKAGASRGWFDMSTLREPYRAEGKKTLGYELAEQLDWTLPDVIIYPTGGGTGIVGMWKAFAEMEALGWIGSKRPRMVVVQAAGCAPMVRAYREGKEQAEPWRDAQTIAAGLRVPQAIGDYLILRAVRESGGTAYSVTDESILGDMQELAREDGLFACPEGAATYGALKAMVRDGLVRKDERVVLFNTGAGLKYVDLIRPELPEFKPAEPPAALSA; encoded by the coding sequence CTGGTACTCACCAACGTGCTCTGCAAGGAAGAGGGTCTCAACCCGACCGGCTCCTTCAAAGCGCGCGGCCTTTCCGCGGCGATCAGCAAGGCCAGGGAGCTCGGGGTCAAGACGATCTCGATGCCGTCCGCCGGCAACGCGGCGTCCGCGGCCGCGGCCTACTGCGCCCGGGCCCACCTCGAGCTCTATCTCGTGATGCCGGTGGACGTCCCGCACACCAACAAGGCCGAGTGTGTGACGTACGGGGCGCACACCTACCTGATTCACGGGCTCATCACGGACGCCGGCGCGGCGCTGCGGAAGGCCGGGGCAAGCCGCGGCTGGTTCGATATGTCGACGCTCCGCGAGCCGTATCGCGCCGAGGGCAAGAAGACGCTCGGCTATGAATTGGCGGAGCAGCTCGATTGGACGCTGCCCGACGTGATCATCTACCCGACGGGCGGCGGGACCGGGATTGTGGGGATGTGGAAGGCGTTCGCGGAGATGGAGGCGCTCGGCTGGATCGGCTCCAAGCGGCCGCGGATGGTCGTCGTGCAGGCGGCCGGCTGCGCGCCCATGGTGCGGGCCTATCGGGAAGGCAAAGAGCAGGCGGAGCCGTGGCGCGACGCGCAGACGATCGCCGCGGGCCTGCGCGTGCCGCAGGCGATCGGCGACTACCTGATCCTGCGCGCCGTGCGCGAGAGCGGCGGAACCGCCTACAGCGTGACCGACGAATCGATTCTCGGCGATATGCAGGAGCTCGCCCGCGAGGACGGCCTGTTTGCGTGCCCGGAAGGCGCGGCCACCTACGGCGCGCTCAAGGCGATGGTGCGCGACGGACTTGTCCGCAAAGACGAACGGGTCGTGCTCTTCAATACCGGCGCGGGGCTCAAGTACGTCGACCTGATCCGGCCCGAGCTGCCGGAGTTCAAGCCCGCCGAGCCGCCGGCCGCGCTCAGCGCGTAG
- a CDS encoding hydantoinase/oxoprolinase family protein, whose protein sequence is MPDGVGAGVDVGVDVGGTFTDVVARPASGGPLRFCKVPSTGDPSRALGEGLRRVCAEGERVSRLTYGTTAVTNAVLEGRGARIALVTTEGFRDVLEIGRQQRDHLYRLDVPGRTPPAVPRALRFEVAERLDHRGQELVPLDEAGVLRLAGTLREASVEAVAVSFLHAYANPAHERRAGALLSGVLPHVCLSSDVNPEFREYERTHTTCVNAQLIPLADRFLADLESGLALRGLRGALRLMQSSGGMAAPGQTRRVPLALLLSGPAGGVAAARAVAGTAGIGDAVALDMGGTSTDVCLIHGGQVETLTERRVLGQPVRLRSLAVESIGAGGGSVAWVDEGGALRIGPRSAGAEPGPACYGRGGEEPTVTDAYAVLGYLDPDAGVGGLRLDPALAWRAIEPLAHRFTMSVPDAAAGILEIANAAMTRALRMVSVERGADPRGLALIAYGGAGPVHAGRLIQIAGMPRALVPPCSSGFSAYGCLVADLRYDAVRTVRFDLGAAGPDTWEAPFARMEADLLARLAEDGVEAGRVVLERTMDLRYRGQNYELEVGVAPGLDAPAIRRRFTERHRRRYDYETGEPVECVNLRVSAVVPSHSVAPPAAAEGPSRGGRVERRVFFYGHGWVSTPVYAREAIGPEAQVAGPAVLQDAWSTIVVQPAQALRCDAAGLLWIEAA, encoded by the coding sequence TTGCCGGACGGTGTAGGCGCGGGCGTCGACGTCGGGGTCGACGTCGGGGGCACGTTCACCGACGTGGTCGCGCGGCCGGCCTCCGGCGGGCCGCTGCGCTTCTGCAAGGTGCCGAGCACCGGCGACCCGTCGCGCGCGCTCGGCGAAGGCCTGCGCCGCGTCTGCGCGGAGGGCGAGCGCGTCTCGCGCCTCACCTACGGCACGACCGCGGTCACCAACGCGGTGCTCGAGGGGCGAGGGGCGCGCATCGCGCTCGTGACGACCGAGGGGTTCCGCGACGTCCTCGAGATCGGCCGGCAGCAGCGCGACCATCTTTACCGGCTCGACGTCCCCGGACGGACGCCCCCCGCGGTGCCGCGCGCGCTGCGCTTCGAGGTGGCGGAACGGCTGGATCACCGCGGGCAGGAGCTCGTGCCGCTCGACGAGGCCGGTGTGCTGCGTCTCGCCGGTACCTTGCGGGAGGCGAGCGTGGAGGCCGTCGCGGTCAGCTTTCTCCACGCCTACGCGAACCCGGCGCACGAACGGCGGGCGGGGGCGCTCCTCTCCGGGGTCCTTCCGCACGTGTGTCTCTCCTCCGACGTCAATCCCGAGTTCCGCGAGTACGAGCGCACGCACACGACGTGCGTGAACGCGCAGTTGATTCCGCTGGCGGACCGGTTCCTGGCTGACCTCGAATCCGGTCTCGCCTTGCGCGGGCTGCGCGGCGCGCTGCGCCTGATGCAGTCGAGCGGCGGGATGGCCGCGCCGGGCCAGACGCGCCGCGTTCCGCTCGCGCTGCTGCTCTCCGGTCCGGCGGGCGGAGTGGCGGCGGCCCGCGCCGTCGCCGGCACGGCCGGCATCGGCGACGCGGTCGCGCTCGACATGGGCGGCACCTCGACCGACGTCTGCCTGATTCACGGCGGCCAGGTGGAGACGCTCACCGAGCGCCGTGTGCTGGGCCAGCCCGTGCGCCTCCGGTCGCTCGCGGTGGAAAGCATCGGCGCGGGCGGCGGGTCCGTTGCGTGGGTCGACGAGGGCGGCGCGCTTCGGATCGGACCGCGGAGCGCCGGCGCGGAACCCGGTCCGGCCTGCTACGGGCGGGGCGGCGAGGAACCGACGGTCACGGACGCCTACGCGGTGCTCGGTTATCTCGACCCCGACGCCGGGGTGGGCGGGCTCCGCCTCGACCCGGCCCTGGCCTGGCGCGCGATCGAGCCGCTGGCGCATCGTTTCACCATGTCTGTGCCGGACGCGGCCGCCGGCATCCTCGAGATCGCCAACGCGGCCATGACGCGCGCGCTGCGCATGGTGTCGGTCGAGCGGGGCGCCGACCCGCGCGGCCTCGCCCTGATCGCCTACGGCGGCGCCGGTCCGGTCCACGCCGGCCGGCTCATTCAGATCGCCGGCATGCCGCGGGCGCTCGTGCCGCCGTGCTCGAGCGGGTTCTCGGCGTACGGCTGTCTCGTCGCCGACCTCCGGTACGACGCGGTGCGCACGGTGCGCTTCGATCTCGGCGCCGCGGGGCCCGACACGTGGGAGGCGCCGTTCGCGCGGATGGAGGCGGACCTGCTGGCGCGGCTCGCCGAAGACGGCGTGGAAGCCGGCCGCGTGGTTTTGGAGCGCACAATGGATCTGCGGTACCGCGGTCAGAACTACGAGCTCGAAGTCGGCGTCGCGCCCGGGCTGGACGCCCCCGCGATCCGGCGGCGCTTCACGGAGCGGCACCGGCGGCGGTACGACTACGAGACCGGCGAGCCCGTGGAATGCGTGAACCTCAGGGTGAGCGCGGTGGTGCCGTCGCACAGCGTCGCGCCGCCCGCGGCGGCCGAGGGTCCGTCGCGGGGCGGCCGCGTCGAGCGGCGGGTCTTCTTCTACGGGCACGGATGGGTCTCGACGCCGGTCTATGCGCGGGAGGCGATCGGTCCGGAAGCCCAGGTGGCCGGGCCGGCCGTCCTGCAAGACGCGTGGTCGACGATCGTGGTGCAGCCCGCGCAGGCGCTGCGGTGCGATGCCGCGGGTCTTCTGTGGATCGAGGCGGCCTGA
- a CDS encoding CocE/NonD family hydrolase, with product MSDSTEQPWRIDRTGGMVIEWDAGIRMDDGIVLRADIFRPDGEGRHPILLTYGPYAKGLPFQQGYPDQWNRMAEQHPDVSRGSSCRYQSWETPDPEKWVPDGYVCVRVDSRGAGRSPGFLDPFCPRETRDLYECIEWAGARPWSNGRVGLAGISYYAINQWHVAALQPPHLAAICPWEGAADWYRDMTRHGGIVCDFWGNWMKKQVVTVQHGVGDRGPVNPNTGQPVAGPETLSDETLAANRADLRGAVLARPLDGPYYRERSPDWSRVRVPLLSAANWGGQGLHPRGNFEGFMRAASTEKWLEVHGLEHWTHFYTDYGRTLQRRFFDHYLKGVSNGWEDQPRVLLQIRHPDRFEERAEDAWPLPRTQWRRWYLDAGRPWAHGVSQSAPGNHEINAGTLSTEPVSAAANAVYEAAGSGATFTTPPLADATEFTGPAAAKIFLSSSTSDTDVFAVLRAFDPAGREIDFQGALDPHTPIANGWLRASHRRLDPGLSTPWRPYHTHDHAEPLLPGRVYELDIELWPTSIVVPAGGRLSITILGRDFERPGPAQEIRSFVTPFRGSGPFVHADPDDRPASVFGGRNTLHTGGAHGSFVLLPVIPR from the coding sequence ATGAGCGACTCCACGGAACAGCCCTGGCGCATCGACCGGACCGGCGGCATGGTGATCGAATGGGACGCCGGCATTCGGATGGATGACGGCATTGTGCTGCGCGCCGACATCTTTCGCCCGGACGGCGAGGGGCGCCATCCGATCCTGCTCACCTACGGGCCGTATGCCAAAGGGCTGCCCTTCCAGCAGGGCTATCCCGACCAGTGGAACCGGATGGCGGAGCAGCATCCCGACGTGTCGCGCGGCTCGTCATGCCGCTACCAGAGCTGGGAGACGCCCGACCCCGAGAAGTGGGTGCCGGACGGGTATGTCTGCGTGCGGGTCGATTCGCGCGGCGCGGGCCGCTCCCCGGGCTTCCTCGATCCATTCTGCCCGCGCGAGACGCGCGACCTCTACGAGTGCATCGAATGGGCGGGCGCCAGGCCCTGGAGCAACGGCCGGGTCGGGCTCGCCGGTATTTCGTATTACGCGATCAACCAGTGGCACGTCGCCGCGCTGCAGCCGCCCCACCTCGCCGCGATCTGTCCGTGGGAGGGCGCGGCGGATTGGTACCGCGACATGACCCGCCACGGCGGCATCGTCTGCGATTTCTGGGGCAACTGGATGAAGAAGCAGGTCGTCACCGTACAGCACGGTGTGGGCGATCGCGGCCCGGTCAACCCCAACACCGGACAGCCGGTCGCCGGTCCCGAGACGCTGTCCGACGAGACGCTTGCGGCGAACCGCGCCGACCTTCGCGGCGCGGTGCTGGCGCGGCCGCTCGACGGGCCGTATTATCGGGAGCGCTCTCCCGACTGGTCGCGGGTGCGGGTGCCGCTCCTCTCCGCCGCCAACTGGGGCGGCCAGGGGCTGCACCCGCGCGGCAACTTCGAAGGTTTCATGCGCGCCGCGTCCACGGAGAAATGGCTCGAAGTCCACGGCCTCGAACACTGGACGCACTTCTATACCGACTACGGGCGGACGCTGCAGCGGCGCTTCTTCGACCATTACCTCAAGGGCGTCTCGAACGGCTGGGAAGACCAGCCGCGCGTGCTGCTGCAAATTCGCCACCCGGACCGGTTTGAGGAACGGGCGGAAGACGCGTGGCCGCTCCCGCGCACGCAGTGGAGGCGGTGGTACTTGGACGCCGGCCGACCCTGGGCCCACGGCGTGAGCCAAAGCGCTCCGGGCAACCATGAAATTAACGCCGGCACCCTGTCGACGGAGCCCGTCTCGGCCGCGGCGAACGCCGTCTACGAAGCCGCCGGCTCGGGCGCCACCTTTACCACGCCGCCGCTCGCGGACGCGACCGAATTCACCGGCCCCGCGGCGGCGAAGATTTTTCTCTCGTCGAGCACGAGCGATACCGACGTGTTTGCCGTCCTGAGGGCGTTCGATCCCGCGGGCCGCGAGATCGACTTCCAGGGGGCGCTCGATCCGCACACGCCGATCGCGAACGGATGGCTGCGCGCCTCGCACCGCCGGCTCGATCCGGGCCTGTCGACGCCGTGGCGTCCATATCACACGCACGACCATGCCGAGCCGCTGCTCCCCGGCCGGGTCTACGAGCTCGACATCGAGCTCTGGCCGACGTCGATCGTAGTGCCGGCGGGCGGCCGCCTCTCGATCACGATCCTCGGCCGCGACTTCGAACGGCCGGGACCGGCCCAGGAAATCCGATCCTTCGTGACGCCGTTCCGTGGCTCGGGGCCGTTCGTCCACGCCGATCCCGACGACCGGCCGGCGTCGGTGTTCGGCGGCCGGAACACGCTGCACACCGGAGGGGCCCACGGGTCGTTCGTGCTGCTGCCGGTGATCCCGCGCTGA
- a CDS encoding kelch repeat-containing protein: MRRRTLLASAMGALGAGAVERAGPGRWGAGVGPGSVALAQGTGTPQGRWVALAPFPEPTPELAGGALNGKLYAIQGQRPGFVPAGLVYEYDPAGNAWAKKKPMPRALHHGAMVAFNGRIFIFGGFVLPQAGPPGWVAVNDVWEYDPGSDAWRARAPMPTARGGAGATLANGRIYVVGGAGALPNSRDQAIRPGSPQRSLAVVEEYDPVANRWRARAPMPIARNHLAVESVGGRVYAIGGRLGGAFIIAMPGNVDLTLEYDPLTDVWLTRAAMPTARSGLNSAALGGRIYVAGGELQTYQYLAAYRAFEAYDPAANVWYQLPSLLIPRHEAAMAAVGNQIHILGGDVQSAIVPLPAGLNFTTAGHEAFEVSA, from the coding sequence ATGCGGAGACGCACGTTGCTCGCGTCGGCAATGGGGGCGCTCGGGGCCGGCGCCGTCGAACGCGCTGGGCCGGGACGGTGGGGAGCAGGGGTGGGGCCCGGGTCGGTGGCGCTCGCGCAGGGCACCGGGACGCCGCAGGGCCGATGGGTCGCCCTGGCGCCGTTTCCGGAGCCGACGCCGGAGCTGGCCGGCGGGGCCCTCAACGGCAAGCTGTACGCGATCCAGGGGCAGCGGCCGGGGTTCGTTCCGGCCGGACTCGTCTACGAGTACGATCCGGCCGGCAACGCGTGGGCCAAGAAGAAGCCGATGCCGCGCGCGCTGCACCACGGCGCGATGGTGGCCTTCAACGGCCGGATATTCATTTTCGGCGGGTTTGTGCTGCCGCAGGCCGGGCCGCCCGGATGGGTGGCGGTCAACGATGTGTGGGAATACGATCCGGGCTCGGACGCGTGGCGGGCCCGCGCGCCGATGCCGACCGCGCGCGGCGGGGCCGGCGCCACGCTGGCCAACGGGCGCATTTACGTCGTCGGCGGCGCGGGCGCGCTGCCGAACTCCCGCGACCAGGCGATCCGTCCCGGCAGCCCGCAGCGCTCGCTCGCCGTGGTGGAGGAGTACGATCCGGTAGCCAACCGCTGGCGGGCCCGCGCGCCGATGCCGATCGCCCGCAACCATCTCGCGGTCGAAAGCGTCGGCGGCAGAGTCTACGCCATCGGGGGGCGGCTGGGCGGCGCGTTTATCATCGCGATGCCGGGCAACGTCGATCTTACCCTCGAGTACGATCCCTTGACGGACGTCTGGCTGACCCGGGCCGCCATGCCGACGGCGCGCAGCGGCCTCAACTCCGCCGCCCTCGGCGGGCGCATCTACGTTGCCGGCGGCGAGCTGCAGACGTATCAGTACCTCGCCGCGTACCGGGCGTTCGAGGCCTACGATCCGGCGGCCAACGTCTGGTACCAGTTGCCCTCGCTCTTGATTCCGCGGCACGAGGCCGCGATGGCGGCGGTCGGCAACCAGATCCACATCCTGGGCGGGGACGTGCAGTCCGCGATCGTGCCGCTGCCGGCGGGGCTCAACTTCACGACGGCCGGGCACGAGGCGTTCGAGGTGAGCGCGTAA